CTTccttaaaatcaaatcaaatatgAATTAGGTTTAGAACAAGACAAAATAGACTTGTACTTACTTTGAATGGAATCGTAAAACTCTTGAATGCTCCGGACAGAGTATTGCACGGGCAAAGACATTGATTGGCTGACAAAATTTctgtgaaatttaaaatgctttaaaaatttgcaaaattccaAATAAGGAGTTACAAACCTTGAACAGTTTGATTGCCGAGAATTTCCGAACGAACGTTTTTGCTGGCTAAAACGGTAAAAACAGCTATAGCGACAGCCGCGATCCGGTAGTGGAACATTGCGTTGATAAGCAGCGGCCGTCCTACGGGTCGATAGATCTGAACAAAACTAACAGGGAATACTCAAAAGAGCAAACAGAAATcagaattaaccattttttttgtgCTCTATATGACGGCCGGGGAAATCCCCTGTTGATGGAAATTCAATTCAAGATGCTGGTGTTCTTATCTGACATTCTGTCTTTTGTTCAAATCGTGGATGTCGAATCTACAAGGAAGAGTAGGATCGAACAAACGCGGtggttcaaaaattattcacattatttgtaTTTGTCCTCCTGTCTCCATTTAAGCATGAATTCTTCCAAGTTCTCGCACAAAATGTCGATCCGATTATCAGCGCCTTTTCTAAACACCTCATCACACCATTATAGTAAAGCTTTATATTGTACCTACATATTCGATTGAATATGACGGTATTAGACACCTGGAGATGCTCTCCGACCTCACTAATAGTAACTGGAGAACGAATGCATTCTTTAGAAAATATAGAACCACACCAAAAAGCGCAGAACATATTatatattggctgacaaagagaaacaACTGCCCAATACCCTTGAGTGAATTCTATTTACAGAttgatgaacttgaaagttgcacaAGTGGTTTATATGTATGTTGTGAGGCACTTAAATCACAAAGGTGTACCAAAGAAGTCTAAACGGCATTTGCCAAgttacaaaaagtgcattgaggtgctttcttgctggctggctggctgtctGGTTGGGTGGGTGCAGCTGCAGGTATGCTACAAAATCATATCACCACTTCGAggtttagtttcagttagaacaacatctaagTGTGGCTTTGTGTTGATTACTTGAGtgacatttttgatatgaaAGAAGCAATCGAGCAACAAATTAAACGAGTCTTGACAAACCTCAATTGTTTTAGTTTAGAATCAGGcgcaacccaagtaacacagattaagcaaACTAGCATTttgttatggttttattatagcATTTcattgtgcagctcgttttaggCCGGTTTTACTATAGTCATGATAAATGCTTATattcatgatttaaaaatttgttttcaggtaGTCTTGAAAATGCTTATAAAGCTTTTAATAAACATATTGTTTCAGTTGTTTTGAATGAGGTAACAATTCTCtgttaaaactacaaaaaacacaaacttagtgacagttttcgatcaagatgtcaaaacaggtacACGCTGAGGTTATAATGCGCCAtctgacgtcatcttgaaatccaagatgaccaAACATGATCGGAAATGGACTACAAATTACATTgatgataataattttaaagttcagtgaaagccgccatttggaatttcaagatggcgtcagagaAAGGAATTCAACTGCTACTGGTTTTGCCCTTTAACCCAATAACATTGTGAGAGTTCATTGCGATTTtaagtgattaacagcatttaaaatttcagcggaagccgccatcttggatttcaagaaggCGTCTGGTAGCGAAATTTGATTTCTCTTAGTTAAGCCCTTTATCCAATACCTACATTGTTATGTTATTtgggttatccaccatgggtgcacggattcaccgcagtttatgcctaagtatgtgctcacatgcaatCTTTGATGATTAGGTATGTATGTACGGTAGCCACTTTGGGTGCACGGTCGTTCCGCAATTGTGGCTAAGGCTTCATCAAAATGTCACCGTAAGTTACCGTATATCCAGTCAATGACTGCTGGATGAGACGTTCAAGGAAGCGGACTCGTAAACAGAGGCGCTTCCGATATCCAAAGGGTTGGGATCGATGGGTCACGAGAAGATATTGCTGAATATTCAACTAACTCACTATGCAAGTCttagtcagttataagaggaaacacatcttacctgccGGCCAcgtatgggattcgaacccaaaagtatTCTTGCCGATACGAATCGAAaacagtacgcctggcataccaaaaccagactcgcgccagcctatccgctagaccacatcgtcGCTCCTAACtccaaaaatatcgttttttggCCTAAAAACCAAAACTTACCAACAATTCATTCGAGATCATTTCAAAGCTTAATTCAGCAAAAAGTGTcaataaatccaggcaaaatttcataacaaaataacttttaaagctTGCTCCAtttagaacaaacttttgttcaCATTATGGCGATcctggtggacggatttggaagctATGGGCACCCACGTGTCggaaattttgtcagctttaactatgtttttttttttaaattccgcaaatcgactgtactttgTAAATAATCAACATAAAAGctgaaagaagggaaaaaattatgcacgattttttccgaaaatccattgtggtctgcatataggctagctaaacagctgaaattgcccAAAAATATCGTATGGCGCGTTCTCAAATGGTATAAGGGAAAATTGACGACGTAAGCCTCAATCCcatcgtcggagtggaactgtcgaccggaaactttgtggtaagattttgaagacgataaagaggaattccaatctgtcgGAGCCTGAATCCGGTGCTGCCCATAGTACCGTGAGAAGAATTCGACTCCGAGAAGGAATCAAAtcgtatcgagctagcaaacagccaaatcggaccataaaaAGAAAAGTGCCGTCCTCGGAAGTTATATGACCAGGTTCTGACTAAGTTCGACGGGTGTCTTTTGAGGGGCAATGAAACCTTTGTCACGGCtgactttttttgattttttttgatttggcagggcatttgcagctaaggcaaaaaaaaacgaatgttttCGTTATACATAAGACAACGGCGtcggaactataccaaaaagcttgtctccaaaaataaatttcgccgTTCATTCGAAAccgtaaaaaataatttaatccgaattatttcttaaaaatatgaagaataTGCTACATATGCATGAAGGAGATCTGAAATCCAATAATAACTAACTGAAATAcaggcaattgtttttgttccaattctaaatgagCAAGAAAgctttattttatgatttccgttgaaaaagaACAAAGTTATGAAGCTGTGaaatgttgtttgtttgttgtttataaaaaaaaaaccatctgacgTAAATGTCTTAATGGTTTACTTAATCTAGGTCTATCTAAACATACatcaaagttttcttattagCTAGTTCTTAATTGGTCACTAATGCTGGATTCGATCAAgcgtttaaaggttgcagttgagGCATTAAAGTCAAAGAGAGCATAGTTGCGTAAGAAGCTTACTTTTGCAGAACACAGGGGTTCATTGCTACCATAGCGCGTATTTCTTGATTCCAGTGATAGCCAGTCACGATTTCGCAGGGTTCTCTCTGGAGCACAAATATGACAGCGCGAGAGAATCCAAgagcaatcgatttcgtttttgag
This sequence is a window from Uranotaenia lowii strain MFRU-FL chromosome 3, ASM2978415v1, whole genome shotgun sequence. Protein-coding genes within it:
- the LOC129758817 gene encoding C-type lectin mannose-binding isoform-like; translated protein: MFCAFWCGSIFSKECIRSPVTISEVGEHLQVSNTVIFNRILFPVSFVQIYRPVGRPLLINAMFHYRIAAVAIAVFTVLASKNVRSEILGNQTVQEILSANQCLCPCNTLSGAFKSFTIPFKEANWFEAYAHCAENGKALVQIRDSYDRKDLQDWLKSYGYGSAESYWIGANDLATQGLYRWGLTSKRVNDPEWAFGEPNSAVIRGEIERCVQLNARTMSWNDALCSKRAKFICEEYTDEL